In Dermacentor silvarum isolate Dsil-2018 chromosome 2, BIME_Dsil_1.4, whole genome shotgun sequence, the following proteins share a genomic window:
- the LOC119441359 gene encoding uncharacterized protein K02A2.6 — MHSQNTNKLSPPTTKPPLGPPKFGMPTSLWAKFEHLFSPELGLAKGVQHRVKLKQSVAPVTQKLRRLPLSVREAVSDELRNLLSADVIECVNASEWVSPIVAARKKDGSIRICVDLREANKAVVVDSFPLPHTEELLHALNGARYFSKLDLASAYYQVLLHPDSRDITAFITHDGLFRFKRVCFGLASAPAAFQQLMTSILQGCKGVLCYLDDVIIFGKSEKEHMRNLEEVLQRISHAGLKLNDKCVFNTSELSFLGHRVSAEGVAPLQTKVDAIVHAATPTDAGKLRSFLGLVEYYARFVPRLAEEVEPMRRLLRKDTPFIWDTAAENSLTRVKNLLASHRVLQMFDPALPVIVATDASAYGLGAVLQQVDGRHIRTVAFASRTLTEAERKYSTGEREALACLWALEKWHVYLWGRPVTLQTDHQALVALLSSQGTGQRPLRIARWTARLLRYNFTMQYRRGEHNKVADALSRLPLPDTEGGPESEEEIVSLVMCVHHDELKHATAEDSTLQDVARYVQTSWPPRKNLALNLTPYYEVRKELTVVDGILLRTERIVVPAKLTATFVQLAHESHPGIVKTKQRLREKYWWPGLDKHVETTIRSCAICQSADKSAKNSPTPLQPIPLPDKPWDKIAIDIVGPFERAPTDCRFVISVVDYFSKWPEVAFCADVTSRTVTKFLLSLFAREGYPTEIVSDHGRQFTSREFESFLEDRGIRHIFSAVYHPQANGLVERFNRVLKSYIQLALLEQRPVKATVTEYLGVYRATPHSTTGLSPAVLLHGRHMRTSLDVIGQPTADFSTNPSREMSVLRKRVAEHQRKSKAYADQRRAARVPKFQVGTYVRVKKPIPGPKGTPSYGPPLKILKRIGRWSFCLEDGRTWNASQLSAVPKEASPEQGTNIDISGAHDMPPLTDCHRRDVPSKTWITTPAGPHQTQEASSADQLASPSRPVPLPVPPSPPQPQGSQPHTLASGSRTVECSVPVEGNGLDAEPPPDRPRRNRRPPVRFQDYVQ; from the coding sequence ATGCATTCGCAGAACACAAACAAGTTGTCTCCGCCCAccacgaagccaccactgggtccACCCAAGTTTGGTATGCCTACTTCATTATGGGCCAAGTTCGAACACTTGTTTTCACCAGAGCTAGGACTTGCCAAAGGTGTCCAGCATCGGGTCAAGCTCAAACAGTCGGTAGCTCCTGTCACGCAGAAGCTCAGACGCCTACCACTTTCAGTGCGAGAAGCAGTCAGCGACGAACTGAGGAACCTACTTTCTGCTGATGTCATTGAATGCGTAAATGCGTCAGAGTGGGTTTCCCCTATTGTTGCAGCtcgcaagaaagatggcagcattcGCATCTGCGTGGACCTCCGCGAAGCTaacaaagctgtggtggtcgACAGCTTTCCCCTGCCACACACAGAAGAGTTGCTGCATGCCCTGAACGGTGCCCGTTACTTTTCTAAGTTGGATTTGGCCTCCGCATACTACCAGGTTCTGCTTCATCCAGACAGTAGAGATATTACAGCGTTCATAACGCACGATGGCCTTTTTCGatttaagagagtatgtttcggcCTAGCCTCAGCACCAGCAGCATTCCAGCAACTCATGACGTCAATTCTACAGGGATGCAAAGGCgttctctgctacctggacgacgtcatcaTCTTCGGCAAGTCGGAGAAAGAGCACATGCGGAACTTAGAGGAAGTCCTGCAACGAATTTCACACGCTGGGCTCAAGCTAAATGACAAATGTGTTTTCAACACATCCGAACTCTCGTTTCTTGGTCACCGCGTTAGCGCCGAAGGAGTAGCACCCCTTCAGACCAAAGTTGACGCCATTGTTCACGCTGCCACCCCTACAGATGCTGGCAAGCTCCGGTCGTTCCTGGGACTAGTAGAATACTATGCTAGATTTGTTCCACGCCTAGCAGAGGAAGTGGAGCCCATGCGCAGACTTCTTCGTAAGGACACTCCTTTTATCTGGGACACTGCTGCTGAGAACAGTCTTACAAGAGTAAAGAACCTCCTAGCCTCCCACAGGGTACTACAAATGTTCGATCCAGCACTTCCCGTCATTGTGGCCACCGATGCATCCGCATATGGTTTAGGTGCGGTACTGCAACAAGTTGATGGTCGGCACATTCGAACTGTGGCATTCGCGTCACGAACATTGACGGAAGCAGAACGGAAGTACTCGACTGGTGAACGTGAGGCTCTAGCTTGCTTGTGGGCTCTAGAGAAATGGCATGTGTACCTATGGGGTCGTCCAGTTACTCTGCAAACGGATCACCAAGCTCTAGTAGCCCTGCTTTCTTCTCAAGGCACAGGACAGCGACCACTCCGCATAGCAAGATGGACTGCACGGTTACTGCGgtacaacttcacgatgcagtaCAGGCGTGGTGAGCACAACAAGGTAGCTGATGCCTTGTCCCGGCTACCTCTTCCAGACACTGAAGGTGGCCCCGAGTCAGAAGAAGAAATAGTGTCTCTGGTAATGTGTGTACATCACGATGAACTGAAGCATGCAACCGCGGAGGATAGCACTCTCCAAGACGTTGCCCGTTACGTACAGACATCGTGGCCGCCACGCAAAAACCTGGCACTTAACCTGACTCCCTACTATGAAGTCCGAAAGGAGTTGACAGTGGTTGATGGCATACTCTTGCGTACTGAGCGCATCGTAGTCCCCGCCAAGCTCACAGCCACTTTTGTCCAGCTGGCTCACGAATCACACCCTGGTATCGTGAAAACCAAACAACGCCTACGAGAGAAGTATTGGTGGCCAGGGTTAGACAAACACGTTGAAACAACTATCCGCAGTTGTGCCATTTGTCAGAGCGCGGACAAAAGTGCCAAGAACTCGCCCACACCACTGCAGCCAATCCCTCTTCCTGACAAACCTTGGGACAAGATAGCTATTGACATTGTTGGTCCCTTCGAGCGTGCACCTACAGACTGCAGATTCGTCATTTCAGTAGTTGACTATttctcaaaatggccagaagtgGCTTTTTGTGCTGATGTTACCTCCCGCACGGTGACGAAGTTTCTACTCTCACTCTTCGCACGTGAGGGTTACCCGACAGAGATAGTGTCTGACCACGGCAGACAGTTCACATCGAGGGAATTTGAATCCTTCCTTGAAGACCGTGGAATCAGGCACATCTTTTCTGCCGTATACCACCCACAGGCAAATGGTCTAGTGGAAAGATTTAATCGGGTACTGAAGTCGTACATTCAACTGGCCCTGCTGGAGCAGCGCCCAGTGAAGGCAACTGTGACTGAATACTTGGGAGTATACAGAGCCACCCCTCACAGCACCACCGGTCTCTCACCGGCCGTTCTTCTACATGGCCGACACATGAGAACATCGCTGGATGTAATTGGTCAGCCTACGGCCGACTTCAGCACAAATCCATCGCGGGAGATGAGCGTGCTCAGGAAAAGAGTCGCAGAGCATCAACGGAAGAGCAAGGCCTACGCTGATCAACGGCGAGCTGCTAGGGTCCCCAAGTTCCAAGTGGGCACCTACGTACGAGTGAAAAAACCAATTCCCGGACCAAAGGGCACTCCAAGTTATGGACCACCATTGAAAATCCTCAAAAGAATCGGCCGCTGGTCTTTCTGTCTGGAAGACGGTCGAACCTGGAACGCTTCGCAGCTGTCAGCGGTACCAAAAGAGGCATCGCCAGAGCAAGGAACTAACATAGACATCTCTGGCGCGCACGACATGCCCCCGTTGACAGACTGTCACAGGAGAGATGTACCATCGAAGACTTGGATCACTACGCCTGCTGGTCCGCATCAAACGCAGGAAGCGAGTTCCGCTGATCAACTTGCGTCTCCCTCACGCCCTGTACCACTACCCGTGCcgccgagcccaccacagccgCAAGGTTCGCAACCGCATACCCTGGCTTCAGGCTCTCGCACGGTGGAGTGCAGTGTACCGGTAGAAGGCAATGGACTCGATGCCGAGCCACCGCCTGACCGGCCAAGGAGAAATCGCAGACCTCCAGTGCGCTTCCAAGATTACGTGCAGTGA